In Setaria italica strain Yugu1 chromosome IX, Setaria_italica_v2.0, whole genome shotgun sequence, the genomic stretch GACCATGGGACAGCATTCTAAATATACATGCTTTTCACATAATTACACATCAGTACTCACCTTGAGGATTATCGTGAGTGAACCCACGCTCCCACAAAACTGTCATCCAGTGCAAAATTCCCTCCCAAGATTCCATCTGAGCATGAAAGGCTCCATGGGAGGTGTGATTTAAATAGTCAGTCTGTGGTGTAGACTCAAACAGAAGCATCACCTGAACATAAATTTTGGACATATTAGCCCAATAGTGAATAGTATGCCAAAATAAACTTTATTACCAATTACTATATCGCTGTGCTACCCTAATATTGACAGAATACTTGGCTATATTGCACTCAAATTTAGGAGTGCTATAATAAAACATAACATAATGTTGACAGCTTTTGATAAGAGAAACGTAAGGAAATCAACTAACCTGGTGCATCCAGGCTGCTTCAACTAAATGTGTCCCATACTCTTGGAGCATCTCATAGAGTAACAAGAAGACCTTCCACCGACCTTGACCATTTGAACAGCGTTCATCTGATTGATCCGTCTGTCTAACGCCTAGGGACTTAGCTTCTTTGCTAGCCCACCTTTCTCTTTTTGTTGTCGCAGTATTTGATTTGGTTTGAGCAGGCAAAGCAGCTAATCTCTTGCTGGAGCAATGGTGGTTTCCATCATTTAGAGAAGAAGAGGTAAAGATGCTAAGTGATATTGTCAAGACGTAGAAGGCCTGTTTCCTCACGAAAGAATCCTTGTCAACCTGGTTTGTGGAAGGTACAGATGTCACTGCAACATGAAATTGGCTAGCAATTTTCTAGCAGGCATTCAAATTTGAGTTTGTGTAACTAAGACAAATGCCACGCCACAGAAAGTCTCACCAGTCCCTTGCGCAGCTGGTTCCAAAATTCACTGACATTACTAAGGTCAAATTCCTGGAGCTTGTCAGCTCCCAAGATGGCGACTTGATGACCCAATTTGAGTGTTGACAAGTATAAAGATAGTACATTGTATGCATCCAAACGCTCGCCACGCCCCAAAGAAAATAGAGAAATACAGGAATCCCATATACGTTCTAGGAAACCAAACCTGCAGGCCAGAGATAAATTGAGAAGGGACAATTTAGATTAACATCTGGTCACATATAGCTGCCTGACCACAGAGAGTTAGAGCAACCTGGATAGCTTATGCTGGACTGCACCAAGCATTACAGTGACACAGGGAATATCAGCAAGTGAGATGAGCAGAGGCTGCAGAAGGGTGCGGGTGGCACAAGATCGATACTCTTGACCATGTGCAAACATCTTGAATACCAACGTGGAGAGGTCCCATGTCAAATTCTGCACCAACGCATCTAGATCAACAGCAACTTCCTGAGAATTAAGTGGGCCCACGCTGAGGACGGTCCTTCTTCTCTCCAATATGTCCCGCAGCAACGATGCTAACACACTGCTCGCCTTGGAGAGAGTTAGCATTGGGGCCAGACTATCCCCAGCAAAATCTGCTTCTGTTATACTGTGGTAAAGCATGGAGTCATGACCTGCGGACAAGCCCATGGCAACAACAGATGATCGTATGCAGAATGGTACTATGGTAGCTCCTAGCAGGTCCCAGGATCCAGTGTCGGAGATTGCATCGCACATAAACGCAACCACCTAAGGCACCACAGCATACATAAGCTAGTGGGGACTAGACATGACTAACTAATTCAAGTGGGGAATAGATTAGGAGCACGCACCTGGTGAAGGTTGGGTTCGATGGTATCCCTGAGCAGTGGCAGGAAGACCCTCCACAGCAGCAAGCGCATAGCATCCTTAGCCTTAGGACGGTTGTCTGAAAGCCGAAACGAAGCGAGAAATTAGACTCTGACTCTACTTGTCACGAGTCTATGAATCAAGAGGGGAAGGAGGCAAGCAAAGGGAGGGGTGGTGACCGAATCGCGCGAGCAAATGGCGGAGCGCAGCGGCGTGGGAGATGGAGGCATGACGGTCGGACTGGGCTTGGAgaccctgctgctgctgcttgggaGGAAAAGAAGAACCGTAAATTCTTTGAATATGGATTGAGATGGGGTAAAAGAGGGCAGCAGCAAACAACCACAACCAACCAACCTCGGAGGAAGCTGGGGAACGGAGGAGCGCGTGGAAGAGCTGGGCGGGGGAggtcgaggcggaggaggcgaggacgCAGTCGACTACGGCGGGGACGGCGTCCGCCGGGAGGGCGCGGAAGCAGCTCTCGAGGGCGGCCACTGTACGCTCGGGAGGAGACGccatggcggaggcggaggcggatggCCGGCCGGAGCCCGGAGACAAcagcgggggagggggagggagggggagaggggaCAACCAAAAACCCTACTATAGCAAAGGAAAAGGGGTTCGGAGTTTCTGGGCCAGATTTTCTCAGTAGAGATGGGCCCTCAAAGCCCGTAATAACCTTGGGCTTTGGCCCACGAGATTCCAGTTTTTCACGAATCATAGCCATTCTGTATACCGGAGAAATACTATGCACATTTTCTCCGTCTGAGAGCCCAGAAGTGCCTTGATCTATTTATGATGTGTGATTGATTGTATAATTTGAGGTTTTATTGGTTGAGTTCATATCATATatgcttgattatgctaacggctcaCCGGAGGTGTTGTGTgtgttgtgtgcaaaacatatCATGTgttgtctcttggcttgtgatgtgtaggtATAAGATGCAACATAGCGGttgacggcatgaggtgaaggtcaagtgaaaggttcaagctgatgtactagggctgtgaagggtggacacgagttgGGTTGGACTAAGGAACTCAAGAAGTCCGGGTGGAGTCATGgacgatccacatggtgcacggaagaggaAGAGTACATTGGGATGAAGACGGCATCGGTTGAGTCAAAGCGGGACAAAGGCGAGTTGAGTAGGCGGTCCGGGAGCTGGGAAAAAAAGACTTGGAGGTGTCAAAAGCTTAGCGGTGGCTGGGCACGCGACATCAATGAGTCACGTTGTGTGcagcgtgcaagagggtttgaccggtttgacctcaaaaccgggagTGAGTCACGCCTGCGAGGTATGCAAGAGGGTTGGACCGGTTTGCCCTCAAAATCGGGGGGTGAGTCCGGTGTGGTCGGACAgcgtcgagtcggaggatgcgtggcaccatcgtgaagcttgcgtcgaggcgaaacGAATTCGTGAAGGCACCGGGTCCGTCCGATGTGCTGATaaaaagttggacggttttaccatagggtatttgagttgtatgcttcatgtaaggaTACTCTGGTCATTTTCCGGATGCCTATATATTTGTGGAGAGGTCTATTGGGGCAGCCACATCTCTCGAGCTCTTTGGTGGTGAgcttctcatttgtttgtgagagctttgggtgagagagagatgagaggaTCTTTAATTTGATCTTTTTACCATCCAAAGCTTGAGTAGGCTAGGAGTGGATTGTAACCGAACATGATTGtgtaatccaaagatcaatttcgtgctcACTTATTTTATCctatttgaatttgaaatttatctttttcggtACTTTCGGAGGCATTTTTGGGGATTTCTTGTTCTTCGCGTTTGGCTTGAAATCCCGTGAGATTTTTTGGGAGGTTTTGTTGCTGGGATCCTTGTGAGCAACCTTATTGTGATTCCCCCTCAAATCCCTCAATAATTTGGTCCGGATTTAGATTTCACTGAAATTCCCCTTCTCTTGTGTTCTTGATGAAAATCATGAAATTCAAGGTGAAGTATTGATCTTTTTAGGAGATCTTTTGAGCAAAGACTCACTTCTTCTTTGGCTAAAATTTCGTGAAGTTTGGATGTCATTTGATCGAGTTTTCATTTTCTTTGAATCTTGACCCGTGCAGGGAAAAATAGGAAGTTTCTTATTTTGGGGAGATATCTTGGGAATAGAGTCTTGACGGTTTTGGAAAGCCATGGtccaaattttgtgatttttggagttcgtttgatcgagttttgctatttttctcGAAGCTCCTACCAGCTGTTTGGGCAAAATCAGAGGTTCCGATTTTGAGAAGAGGAAAGTCCAGTTTTGGAAGATTCTCCTCCGGTTATGGGAATATTCCCAGTTCCTGTGGTTTTGGTTTTACTCTGAAGCTTTTGTTTTCTCTTTAGCCCTTTCCGTGCTTGCTTCCGCTAGGTGTCAAGAGCTCCTAGTGTTGTTCCTAGGTCCAATGGCATCTCTCTTGGCTATATGGATCTGGCAATTCTAGAAGAGAGGCATGTGGGTTGATTTTAGAAATTTACCTTGTTGGGAAGTCACCCGCGGATATAGATGGCCAAATgggcggcccggcccggcctggcacgaACCCGATTAGGCCTGGCCTGTTTAGGCCCGACCTGTATAGGCACGTATAGTAATCGTGCCGGGCCGTGCCGGCCCACGTGCCGAAGGAGCAGCCCAGGCCCGCCCTGCTGCCTTCTTAGGCGGGCCGTGTCGGACCCCGCTGGCCTGACGGGACTTAGCGGCCTGGCCGTGCTCGTGCCCGACCCGCGGCACGGCACCGGCTCCTCCTTCCCGCGGCACGGCACCGACgcggggaagcggcggagggaggcggaggggccatCGGCAAGATGGCGGtgaaggagggggaggggcaacCGGATCCAAGGGCACGGGGAGGCGAGGTCGCGCGTCGGCCGGCCGAGCCGCCGGGGGcagagggaggcggcggaggccgcgacaATCCACCGGCAAGACGACAGCGGAGGATCTGGGGGCACCGGGTTGCGCGTGGGAgcgggggaggtggagggaaGGGCGGAGGTGCGGCGGAGCGCGAATCGCGAGTCGCGCGACGCGAGGGAGCGGGggtcggggaggcggcggtcggTGGGGTGGGGAACTGGGGATGAGGCAAATAGGGTTTGAGAATAGGAGGCTGGCTTTTATATGAGACGGGTTGAACAGGCCTAAATAGGCCGGGTCGACTATTGCTGGCTCACAGGCTAAATAGGCCGTGCCGTGCTCGAGCCAGCCCACGGGCTGAGGCAGTGGTCCAGGCACGGCCCATGGTGTAGGCCGGGCTGGGCCGGCCTGCAAGGCCGCCGTGTCGTTCCATGCCTGGGTCGGGCCAAAATGCCGTGTCGTGGGCTGGCCCATAGGCCACGGGCCAAATGGACAACTATACCCGCGGACCAGCAGCTTGCGCAGGTTCGGCAGCATCTGCTTGGCTTGTTTACTTGTGAACGTGGTACCTCAGTTTCATGCTATGGGAGAAATAATCAGGCAATCATTGCTTGATCAATTGCCAGTTAGCTTTTAAAGTTGCTTCATGTAGCTTTACGATGAATCATGCAGCTTTACGATGAGAGTGCAGTACCTACCTAATTCTTTGCATGCTTAGACAAGTGAAGGTAATTTAATTTTGCTTTCCTCTTGTGCAAGCTTTTTTCAGTGCCTCGCTTTACTTTGCTTCTGCTATGCTTTAAACTTTTCTAgtcgttcctagggtgagcttgtcacgagttgacttgtcAAGCTTTTTTCAGTGCCTCGCTTTACTTTGCTTCTGCTATGCTTTAAACTTTTCTAgtcgttcctagggtgagcttgtcacgagttaACTTGTTTCATCTTAACGATTAgtcgttcctagggtgagcttgtcacgagttgatTTGCTTCATCTTAGCGATTAGGAGCGATATGTCTTTGGTTGGCAATTGAGATATAGCCTTGTTTTCGAATTCACCCCACCCCTCTTTGATCGCCCGCCCGTCCTTCACCATCAAATAGAAAAGGAGCATGTACATACAGCTTATGGATTTGTAGTGTTCAATAACTGATCTAAAAACACAATACACACAGCATCGGCAGCAAGATAACTAAAATCATCGAAGAATTGTCCATCACAAGCTGCGTGTTACAGGGAAATATGCTACAGCATAGTTGGGCACTTGGCATCGAGAAACTCCTTGAGCGTCCTTGCTCCTTTCTGACTGCCCATTAGCCCCGTCAGCTCTTCTACTGGAAGCAGGGCAAGCTCGGCCAAGCTATTGCATCCATCCATGATTGCTCTATAGTTCGAATCCGTCACCCCAGGAAGCCTTCTTAGGAACTCGATGGCTGACGTGTTGTAATTTTCAGCCCTGGTGaccagaaaagaaaagaaaaagacatcTTTGCTTTAGCCATATTTTGCTGTTGCTGTGCTTTAGCAACATTTGGGCTACTACTCCCAACTTCTGGTTGCCTACAGGACGCAACTTACCTCACATCGTCCTCCACAATCCCATCCTCAGATGGCACGCCAACTCTAATGGCCTTTTTCTCATCAGGTTCATCCTGGTTTGTTTTAAGTGATACAAATATTTCCACGGTAGCATGCAAGCTGCGTGACCAGACTATCCGAAGCCGAGGAAAATGCAGCACTAGCAATGAAAGCTTTGATATTATGTTTGTCAGAGAGACATCATCCCCAATCTCACTTGCAGACTGTAAACAGAATGAGCAGGTCAGTTAGCACACTGAAGCTATATCATCATTTTTCACTGCTAGGGGAGGGGTGGGATACCTGAAAGGAAAAACTCTTATCTTGCGAAAACTCTATAAGAAGAACTGGGATCTTGTAGTAACGTGCCATGGTATCAACCTGATTGTACAGACGACCAGAAGCAAAGCTTTGGAACAAGTCCGCGATACTTTTTCGTTCAACACAGATCAGAGGAGAAAGAACATAGTCACCAACTTCAAGGGTAACCGGCACTATACGAATACCTTTCTGGTGTAGTACATTGGGAAGACTGCTCATGAACTCTCTCATGTCTACAATAACCTAGAAAAATGCAACAATAAAAATATTAGCAATAAGCAAATAAAAACACAACATATTGTCTGCCCATTAACAAAATGATCATAAGTATCACCTGCATCTCCTTCTCTGGTGTCTTTTTACCACCTGCCTTTCTTGTAATTGAATTCTGGCTCAAAAGAGGATCTGGCTCATTTGCAAGAGTTGGTCCAATACAACGGCCATCCTGAAAATAAGTGGATGGATGTGTTTCGTgtcagaaaaatatggaactcCAGGCAAAGGCAGCAATTTTGCCCATGCCTAGCTGATTGAGCTAAAACAAGTACAGGATCTCAGAGCATATGAACCCATATGAAAATTAGTAATTAATAAGTGCAAAATCCATTTGATTAAGCATTGTGCGGTATCATTCATAAAGTAACCACTTTGCTAAGGTCAGACTGAAATTAAAAGTTTAGTGACAGAGAAACACCACCTGATCAACAGGTATCATCATTAGGGACTTCTGTCTTATCAAAGATTCAAATGCTTCATTTTCCCGGCGAATGCTAGATTCAAATTTTTGCACCTCGGTAGAATCTTCATAAAAAAGAAAGTAAACTTTTAACTTCCTTGATGGGTTTTCTGCCTTGTATACTTCAATTTCTCTAACAAAGGTTATATCTGGATGGTAAACAATGATAATAGATGGCTTCCATACATCAAGTATGTGCTGGTCACCGTCTAGGGCATGAAATTGCACAGGAGGTAGTGGATTGCCATTTGTCAAGCCTCTGAAATCAGATGAATAATTACAGGCATCGCCAGCAGTAGAGGATGACACGGAAGCATCTGTGGACACCTTGGAAGCATCGATATCGGCATGTTCATCGGTTTTGCCTGATTGACCTTCCACCTCCAGAGCAGTACCTTGGTCATTGTCATTTCCCCCCttacttttattttttctattgCTGGCTTGTCTCTTTTCAGTGGTTTTCTTTGATTTTCCCTTTGCTTTTTCCTTTACCAACCTCCTTTTACTGCAGCTGACATTTGAACCATCCTTGACATCAGCTTCCTTAGTTACATTTCTTAATTCAGAAGCAGCTGCAAGTAAGGCATTAGTTTCAAGCTTGCTAATGCTAACGGGGCCTGCACTCTCACTAGGCCCCATTTGAACTTCCCCATCGAGGACACCAAACCCTTTCGGTTGCTCAGattttttcttgttctttttctgTAATCCATGCAGCTCAGCTTTCCCAAGCAAATACTTCTCCCACTCTTCTTGCATAACCTTAttgaaaacaagtcgatattgcAAAGAATTTATTGCTCTTCATAAACTCAGAAAGAAACTTGCATTTAGGATGGAAGACATGTGTGCACAGCTAATAAGATGGCAGGTTAATCGAAATAGAGTAGTGATTTATAGATTGATGCTGGCTTCATTTAAGACTGAACTCCTACCTTATGGGGGCCTTTTGATATGCATTCTTGCAGCTGAAAGCATGTGCGCTCATCTTTACATGTTACCAAAACTATGCCACTTTCATCTTCAGCTTGTGCATTCTCACCATCTCCCTTCGTCTGTTCTTCTGCTATCTCTTGCAACAATTCCTGCAAAAACCTATCAGCTAAAGCAATTGAACAGAACCAAAAATAATTGTCTCGCTGATGAATGGGTACTATCTGATAGCTAAGGGTGAAGCTGCTACAAGAATAAAACAAATGAAGTAGAGCATAGTTAATATTTACATTTAGCACAACAAAGAATAACTGGAGACAGAAGCAATACATGCTACATGTACCGAGTTTAGAAAAATCCAAATATTTTTGTCAGCTAGGTTGTAAATAACAGATCTTGTGTAATGTAAATGTGCCAAGTttagcaaaaaaataaaaataaaatgcaaCGGCGCTTGCCAAATGGATTGGAAAAGACAGTTCTGTGTAACGTATGAGTGAGTAATTAGTGCTGCAGGCTGCCTGAAAGAAAACTGACAAACAAAAACTGAGTCACTGACCTGTAACACTTTCCATTTTGGTGCCTCCTCCAAAACCTCATCCAATACGATGCCCGCATCAGCATTAACCTTCTGAGTGTTGTGCTTATCTGCAGTGGAGTCCTCGTTTTCTGCAGTAAACAGGTCATATATTAACACTAAAATTCTTCCAAAAAACATAGCTTTATCATGCAAATGAAGGGACAAAGAGCCACTACCATATTCTTTTCCCTTATCGGTACTATTGTGTGCCACTTTCCTCTTCTTTGTTGGTGTGCCCTTTTTATCTGTGCTAACTTTTATACCGTCTGCTCTCACAACCTGGTAAACACGCCTTTTTGCAAGCTCAAATATCTTGTGGCTTGAGTCAGCAAGTATCCAAACTGATCGAACACCTTCAGATACTCTCAGCGTGTCAAGGTACTTCAAGTATGTAACTGCATCATACCTACACATCGGCTAGAGAACGTAAAGAGGGAGCCTAATTTTCCTTTGGAACTAGAACTTGTGTAATTCTTATCACTGAGAACTCTGTGGAGTCATCCTTAGCATAAACATGAAATAAGGTACCTGACGAGGTAATCGAGCAGCTTGCGTAGCGTCCTGAGGTCAGCCACAAGCTGCTTTGTCTTCTTGCCGAGAGTGTGCCAGATGGGGTCGAGCTGCCTCCTGACGATCTCGTCGAATGACTTGAAAAGGCCCTTGTCAACGGTGAGGTCCTCGACATCCACCTTGTTGGTGCGCCTGAGCTCCTTGAGGCAGGCGTCCATGGCAGCAAGGACGGCGGCCTGGATGCCCCTCATGGCAGGGGTCATGGGGACGCGGACGTCGACCACGTCGGGCGGAGCGCGCTCCAGGtctgcggcggcgaggacgtgGAAGCGGGGCCAGAGGTGGAGACGCCGGACGTAGAGGCTCTTCATGGCACGCTCGGCCTTGGAGAAGCCGGCTACCATGGCGTGGGGGCGGTCAGAGAAGGCGTAGACGGGGAGAAGATGGcgttggcggaggaggcgggcgatGAAGGAGTCGGAGGAGGTATCGGAGGAGCGGtgggcggagaggaggaggagggcccgGACgtgggaggggtggaggcgggaggtgaggaggtcggcggcgagagcgcgcggggagaggaagagggcgGCGCCAGAAGCATAAAGGGAGGCGCGCTGCTGGGCGGGGAGGTCGGGGGGCACGTCGAGGACCTGAAGCCTGTcttggaggcggcggaggatccGGGCCTTGAGGGGGTCCGGGGcggagaggacgaggaggcaTCCTCCTCCCCCCGCCGCGTCGCCGGGGCGATGGTGCAGGTgtagctggaggaggagggcggcggcgagggaggcgagCGGGAAGCCCGAGGAGAGAACCACGAGCCCGCCGTTGGGGTCCTCCACCAGgtccgccaccacctgctcctcGAACgcaagcatcgccgccgccctgccAAACCGCGATTGCCTCTCTCCCTCCGCGGACCACGGCGTCGGCGATGACGCCGATATGATGCTGGGCTTGTCCTCAAATGGGCCGTGGGCCATCTCGACCCGTCAACCGGAGCCCACCATGGTCATCGTCCCAAACAAAGCCCAGTCGGCAACAGACATTCCAGACATCAAAGACTTCAAGAGCGCTCACTGCTCAGATCAAAAATCAAATTGCATTCCTTCTACAGTTATTTATATATAAATCTGCTTTAGCTTTTGGCTACACAATAATAATAATGTGATCATCTGCTTTAGATTTTGGCTACACAATAATAATAATGTGATCATCTGCTTTAGCTTTTGGATACACAATCTATCTGCCCCCCTGACCTGATGGAAGAAATATGCCTCTCACCTAGACAGAAGAACTAGCATGGCTACTCCTCTTCACCTTGAAGTAGACGGGATCTCTCAGCACCTTCACCGTTACATTGCTCCACACGTCCGTGCTCGACGGCAGCAGTGCCATCTCCTCAGCGATCCCCATGTCCTCCGGCAGCACGTGGCCAAACACGGTATAGGCGTCCTTCCACTCCTCATGGTTTGCCAAGCTGATCAGGAACTCCGGCCCTGGCCCAACCCAGGCAATGGACCCTCTTTTCACGGCTGGGCATGCTTCTCTTGCTATGCCCTTGAAGGGCACACCATCAACTTCCAGGGTCCCTTGAAGCAACGCATACGGGGGACCAAATGCAGCCTATGATTGTACATAAAAAGATCAATCATCAGGAATCAATTAGTACCAGCAGGCCAAACGTCATACAAGGCGTACATTTCTTTCATGATTGCCTTTTGCATCCCAGACATTCCCGCGTCCTTCTGCGCGATAAAATCTGCACCCAGCACAGTTGCGCAAGCCCAAGAGCTCGATGAAGTAGTCCACGGAACGGGGTGCGCAACCAGGAAGCAACTGGATGCATAACAAGTATAGAAGGCAGAGTACAGTATACATCAGCAAATCTGCACTGGAAAACACACTTACGGATAATTTATTTCTGGTAAACCACAAACAATATCAGCTTTTGTTCAAATCCAATGGAAATCATGAAGGTAGAAATAGCACTATACTATCCCAGAACAGCATGCAGGAAGCTCAAGATACTTATTTGCAACTGCCTTAGTATGAAGTTGTTACATGTGCTTGGCCTTCACCTCATAAGCAAGTTAAATTCGCAAATCTACTACTTTTAGCAAGATGGCCAGCCCAGCCATGCCACCCTCTCTCTAGAAAATTCATGTAGCACATAGAACACTCTGATAAGCTTTACCACACTTTAGCATATGGATTTTTGTGAAAATGGAAAGTAAACAGCTTAACTATCTCCCTACACCTCATGACCTAAAAATGATTCCCACGGCAGTTAAGTATACCAAAATATTCTTGTCCTGTTGTAGGGACAAAGGACGCTTACTTGAATATGAAGTGTTCCAATATTTGTTTCAAGCTCCACAATTCCCTGCAGCAAAATGATTCCTTCCATTAATCACGTGAGTAGTGAAAAAAAGAactctcttttctctttttcttttgaagcaTATGTCAACAAGCAAATACAGCTGCAGCAAGAATAGCTTGGTGTGGGGTGGGTCGACCCAATGGATCTTCGTCCCGATCCTAAAAAAATGTGCTCAATGGATCAACGGTCCAACCTAGGAAATACGAGGGCCAGTGGTTCGGAACCTAAAGGCCATGTGGATCATGCGGATCGATCCAACCTCTTGATTCCACAGACAATTCGACATGGCGCCCCATTCATCCTCTTGGTTTTGCTTCATTCTTTCTTGTCAATTTCCTTCCGTCAGCAATCCCAGTTTTTACAGACTACAGGATGGGGAGCTGGATGATGACAGCGAGGTGACCAACAGCGACCATGAGTACCACACTGTCAATCCAAACGAGTAAACCGAAGTGCATGGGGGTTGACCCCTTAAAACCATAGGGGCACCGGGGGGTCAGCAgataactgaatggattgaCTAATGCTCTTGTACACCTCGCATGGATCGCTGGGTCCATTATGGTTGGCTGCAGGGTTCAACCATGCCCATCTTTAATTCTCTATGCACAGTATATACACCACACAAGGAGCCAAGCCAACAAACATCTCAAGACATGTTATGGGCAGCCTGATAAATGGTTTCTAAGTTAAAATGGAACACCTGAAGAAGTTAGCCTGTCAAACTGGGAAATTAAACATGTTCAGGTAGCTCAAAGAATGCTCCTCAAAAATTGAACAACCAACTAGTTAACT encodes the following:
- the LOC101771486 gene encoding uncharacterized protein LOC101771486 isoform X1; amino-acid sequence: MPAPPTLPLTRRPSDARRRGRLLLFLITLVAVSAAAALAYLSFPSAAPTPPPAPSSTVRADADCCRGMEGLELWGPAVKWGSNHRLPSAAACCASCKAMCPHPEGGACRCDSWVFCGDERRCKDRLGECWLKKQKDVMAPAVVARGEDVMWTSGLVFGKGEGIVELETNIGTLHIQLLPGCAPRSVDYFIELLGLRNCAGCRFYRAEGRGNVWDAKGNHERNAAFGPPYALLQGTLEVDGVPFKGIAREACPAVKRGSIAWVGPGPEFLISLANHEEWKDAYTVFGHVLPEDMGIAEEMALLPSSTDVWSNVTVKVLRDPVYFKVKRSSHASSSV
- the LOC101771486 gene encoding uncharacterized protein LOC101771486 isoform X2, whose translation is MPIAAGVWRGSSSGVRPSSGALTTACPPLPPAAHPARPCAPIPRAAPAAATRGSSAGTSADARTGWGRSVHPSHILSSPSSSTHLSECWLKKQKDVMAPAVVARGEDVMWTSGLVFGKGEGIVELETNIGTLHIQLLPGCAPRSVDYFIELLGLRNCAGCRFYRAEGRGNVWDAKGNHERNAAFGPPYALLQGTLEVDGVPFKGIAREACPAVKRGSIAWVGPGPEFLISLANHEEWKDAYTVFGHVLPEDMGIAEEMALLPSSTDVWSNVTVKVLRDPVYFKVKRSSHASSSV
- the LOC101771882 gene encoding DNA repair endonuclease UVH1, giving the protein MAHGPFEDKPSIISASSPTPWSAEGERQSRFGRAAAMLAFEEQVVADLVEDPNGGLVVLSSGFPLASLAAALLLQLHLHHRPGDAAGGGGCLLVLSAPDPLKARILRRLQDRLQVLDVPPDLPAQQRASLYASGAALFLSPRALAADLLTSRLHPSHVRALLLLSAHRSSDTSSDSFIARLLRQRHLLPVYAFSDRPHAMVAGFSKAERAMKSLYVRRLHLWPRFHVLAAADLERAPPDVVDVRVPMTPAMRGIQAAVLAAMDACLKELRRTNKVDVEDLTVDKGLFKSFDEIVRRQLDPIWHTLGKKTKQLVADLRTLRKLLDYLVRYDAVTYLKYLDTLRVSEGVRSVWILADSSHKIFELAKRRVYQVVRADGIKVSTDKKGTPTKKRKVAHNSTDKGKEYENEDSTADKHNTQKVNADAGIVLDEVLEEAPKWKVLQELLQEIAEEQTKGDGENAQAEDESGIVLVTCKDERTCFQLQECISKGPHKVMQEEWEKYLLGKAELHGLQKKNKKKSEQPKGFGVLDGEVQMGPSESAGPVSISKLETNALLAAASELRNVTKEADVKDGSNVSCSKRRLVKEKAKGKSKKTTEKRQASNRKNKSKGGNDNDQGTALEVEGQSGKTDEHADIDASKVSTDASVSSSTAGDACNYSSDFRGLTNGNPLPPVQFHALDGDQHILDVWKPSIIIVYHPDITFVREIEVYKAENPSRKLKVYFLFYEDSTEVQKFESSIRRENEAFESLIRQKSLMMIPVDQDGRCIGPTLANEPDPLLSQNSITRKAGGKKTPEKEMQVIVDMREFMSSLPNVLHQKGIRIVPVTLEVGDYVLSPLICVERKSIADLFQSFASGRLYNQVDTMARYYKIPVLLIEFSQDKSFSFQSASEIGDDVSLTNIISKLSLLVLHFPRLRIVWSRSLHATVEIFVSLKTNQDEPDEKKAIRVGVPSEDGIVEDDVRAENYNTSAIEFLRRLPGVTDSNYRAIMDGCNSLAELALLPVEELTGLMGSQKGARTLKEFLDAKCPTML